The DNA window GGCGCCGGTGGCCAGGCTGGACGCCGCGCCGCCGCCCACGCCGATGCGCATGCCGGGGCCGCCGAGTTGCACCAGCAGCGTGCCGGCATCGAACGGCAGCTTGTGGGTGTGGGCATCGGCCACCTCGCCCAGGCCTCCGGCCAGCATGATGGGCTTGTGGTAGCCCCAGGTGCGCCCGCCGGCGGGCTGCTCGAACACGCGAAACACACCGGCCAGGTTGGGGCGGCCGAACTCGTTGTTGAAGGCGGCCGCGCCGATGGGCCCTTCGATCATGATTTGCAGGGCGCTGGCGATATGCGCGGGGCGGCCGATGTCGTCGCGTTCCCAGGGCTCGGGCTGGCTGGCGTCCAGGCGCAAATTGGACACATGGAATCCGGCCAGGCCTGCCTTCGGCCGGCCGCCGCGCCCGGTGGCGCCCTCGTCGCGAATCTCGCCGCCCGCGCCGGTGGCGGCACCCGGGAAGGGCGAAATGGCGGTGGGATGGTTGTGGGTTTCCACCTTCATCAGCGTGTGCACCAGTGCCGGCTCGGCGGCGTAATGATGCTGCGCCCCTTGCGGCTGCCAGCGCTGCACCTCGCCCCCCTGCATCACCGCGGAATTGTCGGAATACGCCACCACCGTGCCAGCCGGGCTGGTGGCGTGGGTGTGGCGAATCATGCCGAACATCGACAGCGGCTGCGGCTGGCCGTCGACGATGAAGTGGGCGTTGAAAATCTTGTGGCGGCAATGCTCGCTATTGGCCTGCGCGAACATCAGCAGCTCCACGTCGGTGGGGTTGCGCTTGAGCTGCTGGGTGAAGGCCTCGGCCAGATAGTCGATCTCATCGTCCGACAGCGCCAGTCCCTGCGCCACATTGGCGCGCGCCAGCGCCTCGCGCCCCTGCCCCAGCACATCCACCGTCTGCAGCGGCTTGGGCGCGAGGTCGGCGAACAGGCGCTGGGCATCGACGCGCCGCAGCACCACGGTTTCGGTCATGCGGTCGTGCAGCAGGCCGCCGAGCGCCAGCAGGTCGTCATCGCTCAGGCTGGGGGCCTTGCCGAACAGACCCGCCGACTTCAATGCGAAGCGGTATTCCACCGCGCGCTCGATGCGCCGCACCGGCGCGCCGCAGTTGTGGGCGATGTCGGTGGCCTTGCTGGCCCAGGGGGAGATGGTGCCCAGGCGCGGCATCACCAGCAGCGCCGGGCCGTCGGTCGGGCCGTCGTAACTCGGTCCGTAGCGCAGCAGAGCGGCAAGGCGGTCCTGCAAAGCGGCGTCGGGCTGGCTGTCGGTGGCGGCGAAATGCAGCAGGCGCGCATGGATGTTGCTCACCAGGGCAGCCAGGCGAGGTTGCGCCGCTTGCAGGCGCTGCACCAACTCTTGACGGCGGAATGGCGACAGCGCCTGGGCGCCCTCGAAGGTGGAAATATGCATGGAAGGCGCGTGCGGGAAGGACAAGCTCGAAGAGAATGCCGGTGGAAGGGAATGGCAGCAAGGACGCCGACCCCTGGCGCCGCGACTTGGAGCGGGGCGATGCGCGCCGGGGCAGGCGGGGCCTGCGCGCTGCGCATTTTAGGGGGCCGCCCCGCTGCGAACGCGGCTACCGGCTCCAGGCCTGCCGGGCCGCATGAGCGGTGAGATAATTCGCCCACCATGAGTATTTCGATCAAAACCCCTGACGATATCGCCAAGATGCGGGTGGCTGGCCGGCTCGGCTCCGAGGTGCTGGACTACCTCGCGCCGCATGTGAAGCCCGGCATCACCACGCGCAAGCTCGACCGTCTGGCGCACGATTACATCGTCAATGTGCAGCAGGCCATTCCCGCCCCGCTGAACTACGCCCCCCCCGGCTACACCCCCTACCCGGCGTCCATCTGCACCTCGGTGAACCATGTGGTCTGCCACGGCATTCCGGGCGACAAGGTGTTGAAGGACGGCGACGTCATCAACATCGACGTCACCGTCATCAAGGACGGTTTTCACGGCGACACCAGCCGCATGTTTCTCGTCGGCAAGGTGCCCGGCCATGTGCAGCGCCTGTGCCAGATCACGTATGAAGCCATGTGGCACGGCATCGTGCGGGTGCGGCCCGGCATGCGCCTGGGCGACATCGGCCACGCCATCCAGGCTTTTGCCGAGGGCGCCGGCTACAGCGTGGTGCGCGAGTTCTGCGGCCATGGCATTGGCCGCATGTTCCACGAAGACCCGCAGGTGCTGCATTACGGCCGCCCAGGCACCTTGGAAGAACTGCGCGCCGGCATGATTTTCACCATCGAGCCGATGATCAACGCCGGGCGGCGCGACATTCGCGAAATGTCCGACGGCTGGACCATCGTCACCAAGGACCGCTCGCTGTCGGCGCAATGGGAGCACACCGTGCTGGTCACGGACAGCAGCTATGAAGTGCTCACGGTCTCGGCCGGCACGCCTGCCCCGCCCGAGTTCGTGCGCGAGTTCGCCAACGCCGCCTGAAGCATCCGGTGTCATTCCCGCCCACCAGCCTGACCTCCGAATCTGCGGTCGTCGTCCCCGAGCCGATCTCCACCGTCGACATGCGCCGCGCCTGGCGCGATGCACGGCAGGCTCTGCTGGCCGACTTCACCGTCCACCCACAGCGCGTCAGCGGCCTGGTGCAAGGCTTGTCGCGCGCGGCGGACCAGTCGCTGCGAACCCTGTGGGCCGAAGCTGGGATGCCGGCCGACACCGCCCTGCTCGCCGTGGGCGGTTTCGGTCGCGGCGAATTGTTTCCCTATTCCGACGTGGATGTGCTCATCCTGCTGCCGGATGCCACCGGGCAAGCCACCCAGCAGGCCGCCGAGCGCTTCGTCGCCTCCTGCTGGGACGCCGGCATCGAAATCGGCCCCAGCGTGCGCACGGTGCAGGCCTGCATCGAAGAGGCCGCGCAGGACGTGACGGTGCAAACCACGCTGCTCGAAGCACGCGCCCTGGTTGGCGACGCCGCGCTGGTGCGCCGCTTCCGCAAGGCCTTCAAGGCGCACCTCGACCCACGCGCCTTCTTCCAGGCGAAGATGCTGGAAATGCGCCAACGCCACGCCAAGTTCGAGAACACGCCCTACGCGCTGGAACCCAACTGCAAGGAAAGCCCCGGCGGCCTGCGCGATCTGCAAATGCTGCTGTGGGTGGCACGCGCTGCCCGCCTGGGCGGAAGCTGGCAGCAATTGCGCAAAAGCGGCGTGCTGAGCAGCTACGAGGCCCACAAGATCCAGGCCAACGAGCGCACCCTCAAGCGCATCCGCGCGCATCTGCACCTGGTTGCCGGGCGGCGCGAAGACCGTCTGGTGTTCGACCTGCAAACCGCCGTTGCCAGCTCGCTCGGCTTGAAGCCCGATCCGACCAAGCGCGCCGGCGAAGGCTTGATGCAGCATTACTACTGGGCCGCCAAGGCGGTGGAGCAGCTCAACCAGATCGTGCTGCTGACCATCGAAGGCCGGCTCTGGCCGGAACTGGCGGCGCAGCCGGGCGTACCCATCACCCAGATCGAGGACATCGAAGACGGCCGTTTCCTCGACAAGGATGGCCGTCTGGAGCCGGCCGACCGATCGCTCTACGAGCGCGACCCGCCTGCCATCCTCGAAACCTTCGTGGTGTTCACCCAGGCGCCCGGCATACGCAGCCTCACCGCGCCCACCCTGCGCGCGCTCTACCACGCCCGCGAGCGCATGGACGCCGCGTTCTGCCGCAGTCCACGTAGCCACGCGCTGTTCCTGCGCATCATCCAGTCGCCACAGGGCGTGACGCACGCGCTGCGCCTGATGAACCGCACCAGCGTGCTCGGGCGCTATCTGCGCGTGTTCCGGCGCATCG is part of the Thiomonas sp. X19 genome and encodes:
- the map gene encoding type I methionyl aminopeptidase; protein product: MSISIKTPDDIAKMRVAGRLGSEVLDYLAPHVKPGITTRKLDRLAHDYIVNVQQAIPAPLNYAPPGYTPYPASICTSVNHVVCHGIPGDKVLKDGDVINIDVTVIKDGFHGDTSRMFLVGKVPGHVQRLCQITYEAMWHGIVRVRPGMRLGDIGHAIQAFAEGAGYSVVREFCGHGIGRMFHEDPQVLHYGRPGTLEELRAGMIFTIEPMINAGRRDIREMSDGWTIVTKDRSLSAQWEHTVLVTDSSYEVLTVSAGTPAPPEFVREFANAA